AGCTTCACGCCTCCTCTATCACCTCCTTGAGTGCATACTCTGATGCTGATTGGGCAGGTTGCCCAACTACTCGCCGATCCACCTCAGGCTACTGTGTTTTTCTAGGAGATAATCTGTTGTCATGGTCCCTCAAAAGGCAACAGACTCCATCCCGCTCCAGTGCTGAAGTGAAATATCGTGGCGTGGCAAACGCCGTGGCTGAAACATGCTGGATCCGCAACCTTCTTCGTGAGCTTCATTGCCCTCTATTCATGGCCACTCTTGTCTATTGTGATAACGTCAGTGCAGTATACATGTCTAGAAATCCGGTTCAACATCAGCGGACCAAACACATTGAGATAGATATCCACTTCGTTCATGATCTTGTCATGAGAGGTCACATTCATATCCTTCACGTTTCCTCACGCTACCAGTATGCATATATCTTCACCAAAGGTCTTCCTACGATTCTGTTTGATGACTTTCGCACCAGTCTGAGCGTTCGCCCCGCTCCCGATCCAACTGTGGGGGGATGTTAGCAGATATTTGTAGTGTTCTATTATTAGGTTTATGTATTTGTAAGCCCATGTCTATAAGGTCCTTTATTCTAGATGTTTCCTAGCCCATTAGGTTTTTGGGTAATTTACCTATTTATGTATTGTATCTAggcatggcaatggatcggatatggatctggTGACGCCATATcaacatccatatccatttagtttttgttcatccatatccatatccatatccatatccatttagattcagTTCATCCATCTATATCATATCTAGTGAATTaaacgggttaatggatatccatatGATATTTAAGAAATGTTATAATATCTTTCTAATATGTAATGAAAACAAAAACGTAATACAACAAAAATGAATTTAACATAACATAAATTAAAATCCTTCCACCAAAATGTGTAATTTTTGTCGAAGATTCAATACAATTTGTTAAATTTACCATCAAACATGGATTATGCCAAATTATGTCTAATCTTTATTTTTTATTAAGTTAGATTTACATGTTTTATTGTGATTCCTCATAATGAATTCATTATATGGTTGCAAACAAAATGTATGTGTAATGGTAAATACATTTGTAATAGTTATTGTATATGCATATATCTATATCTTTATATTTGTATATGAATTTCGGGtgtaaatggatatatccatggatgaaatatttcatccatatccatattcatattcacttaggttcatccatattcgtatccatatccatttaagatCATCCATATCCGCTTTAAGCGGATCGGATCGGATGAATATTCATTGGATCGGATGATCAATGAAATAACAAATGCAGCAGCTGTTTTACGCGTTAACACAATGCACAGATCTTAAAACTTagttaatatataaaacataataaaaaacacATAAATAAAAATTGTATGAATATTATTGCATCTCTAGTGACGTGCAACGTGTTGAAGAGGAATTTCTATTGGACCGTTAAAATTCAAGTAATTTGTTGAAGATTTCAAGCAGCTTTCCTTTTCCTAAAAACATATGTTTCGGCAGGGATATACAAGCCCTGTGTTGACATTTGTCAACCTATCAGCGGTCCTCCGTAGCCCCCTGGAGCCTAGCGAAATACCATCACCATAAACCCCTACAACTTGCCAGAACTCGAATTCGAGCCTGCATGGTTTTCCTTTTCCATCTTTGCAAACGTGGAGCCTAGGATCATATGGGCCGGGTACTactgaagcaatgcttcgttggtatTTCAAGCAGCTTTCGCCGCGTAAACACAAAATTAGTGGGCCCAATCTCATGACGTCATTGGTTTACTCAAATTTCGTGGACGATAATAAAAGAGTATGGGCCCACTATGGGCCATACCACGTATGATCCAACTTATTTCAATTAACCCACTTCAATAAAACAAGCAATGACTGTGTCTACAATATATTACTGTGTACAATATATTcataaaaaatgtaaaaatattaccaTTGCCTTTACACCTGTCCCAATTGTGACCTTATATTCTCCGTAACCACATAGttaccatttttttttcttcttggtAATAAACACTTAATAGccatccaaaaattataaaatattatacACCGTCTCTTTCAATTTAATTGTTCCCATTTGAATTGTCACATAATCCTTTCAAAattggggatgattctcacacactattttttgatcctcacacacccttttaccatATTATTAGGGAgaagttcaagtaaattggtgtgtgaagatcaaaaaacagtgtgtgagaatcatccccctttcaAAATTAGTTCACAATAAGTATGTAATAAGGGTGTGTGCCACACAAGCTTCTTGAAGATTATGGAAGCTTATTGAAGTTTGAgtttatgattttaataagttttAAGTTATAAGTTTTGTTTGTAGACATAAAAGTGTATTTGGCGCaaaagcttatgggagcttatgatAGCTTATAGGAGATtgaacttatgattttaataatCTTCAAGTAATAAGCTttatttggtagacataaaaagtagagatTATGAAAATCATAAACTCTAGAAAAAATATGCTatttctagtagcttatgaaaaaagtagagcttatgaactgaaaaataagtttCAACtactttaccaaacacttataaaaaaaataagttcTAGCTACCAGCTTTAAAAATAAACTCTAGCTTCAGCTCTAGCTCATAAGCTCCAGCTTCAGCTCTAGCTCATAAGCTTCAGCTTCAGTTATAAGTTCCAGCTCCAGTTATAAGTTCCAGCTCTCCAGCTAGTTTCATTCATAACACACCCCTTATTTTTAGAGCAGTGGGAGTGGAGCCCCGTTTTCCCTCCGTCCCCAAGCCCGTCGCACGTCGCCCCACTCCCCAACCAATATTCGAGGTCGCGTCCCGGCTTGGTCAGTCGCATAGGCGAACGTGGTTCggtgtaataaaaaaaaatttaattcgggGGCCAACGGCTTTTTTTCCTACCGTTGGGATTttgttttttcttttctttttcaattCTATATATACACAACACATATACAAACTCAAACACAAACACATATCATTTTACATCCATTTTACTCAACATATACTCACACAATCAAATTCAAATTCCATCATCAAAATAAAATAGAAATTCTTTAAAAATGAGTAGTTCCGACGAAGAAAGTTTGGTTAACACAATGAAAAGTATATTTGCTTATCGAAATAACGTGTTAATACGTAGAGAGGCCGAGGAACAAAATGGGGCTCAAAGCTCAAGACGAAAACGTCGCTACATTCGTCGTAATCGTGTAGAAGCTCACAACCGTTTGATGAAAGATTATTTTGTTCAAGATCCGAAGTATCTCCCTGAATATTTCAAACGGCGTTATCGAATGTCACAAAGCCTTCTTGAAAAAATAATTGAAGGTATACTTTCTTACTCTACTCGTCCCGATGAACCAAAGTGGTTTACTTATTTTCAACAACGTCCCAATGCACTTGGTGTTCTCGGAGTATCTATTATTTTAAAAGTCGCTTCTGCCATTCGTCAACTAGCATACGGTGATTCACCGGATCTATTTGACGAATATTTACAAATTTCAGAGAGAACATCACGTGAGTCTTTGCAAAATTTTACAAGATGTATTATAGACTTGTATGGTAATGTATACATGACAGAACCGACCGAAGACGATATATGTCGGTTGTATCATAAATATGAAGAACTACACGGCTTTCATGGAATGCTTGGAAgcattgattgtatgcattgggcttgGGAAAAATGTCCAAATGCATGGAAAGGGCATTTCACCCGAGGCGATCACGGTTACCCGACAATCATGTTGGAAGCCGTTGCATCGTATGACAATTGGATTTGGCATGCATATTTTGGAATGGCCGGTTCGAACAATGACTTGAATGTCCTTAATGCATCTCCATTGTTTGATAGTTTACTAACTGACACGGCTCCTCAAATTCCATACGAAATTGGGGACGTTGATTTTGATCGAGGCTACTATCTTGCCGATGGGATTTACCCTTCGTGGGCTTCTTTCGTTAAGGGATTCTCAAGTGTTGTTGACGCAAAAAGGAAGAAACAATCTGCAGCTCGTAAAGACGTTGAGAGGACATTTGAAAATTTGCAAGGTCGTTGGGGTATTTTAAGACAACCTGCTAGGGCATATAGCGTAAACAAAATCAAaagaattgtagtgacccgaacttttctatgtttatatatatattaaatgaaattgatatttacatgattaagtgtttccaacatgttaagcaatcaaacttgttaagacatgattaattgaaataggtttcatgtagacaattgaccacccaagttgaccggtgattcacgaacgttaacacttgtaaaaactatatgatgacatatatatggatatatatagttaacatgatattatgataagtatgtatctcattaggtattttaacaatgagttatatacataaaaatgagcctattgaattaagaaactcgaaaacgatatatataacgattatcgttatatcaacgtcttactaattacatatgaatcatattaagatattgatacactatgtttaacatgataaaattataattaagtatatcattaagtatgttaacaatgaactacatatgtaaaacaagactactaacttaatgatttcgaaacgaggcatatatgtaacaattatcgttgtaacaacatttaactgtatatatatcatactaagatatattaatatatcataatatcatgataatttaataatttaacatctcattagatataataaacattgggttaacaacatttaacatgatcgttaacttaaaggtctcaaatcaacatttacatgtaacgactaacgatgacttaacgactcagttaaaatgtatatacatgtagtgttttaatatgtatttataaacttttgaaagacttcaagacacttatcaaaatacttctacttaacaaaaatgcgtacaattacatccccgttcagtttcatcaacaattctactcgtatgcacccgtattcgtactcgtacaatacacaggttttagatgtatgtactattggtatatgtagttacccggaaaattttgactaattttaatccaactctcaatacgatattatatttttgacacgatgagtaaagtctgtaatgttgaaatatcaaaaacttcgaacaatattcatgtaatcaattaccctttaactgttttcgacgattcacgaatctataaacgCAAATAGAAATATACATGTAAGTgactatacatatacataattagatattgtaaaattaatataatagagaactaatatgtgatttagttattaagaaggttaaataactaaaacttgttatttatttgatttcgaacataatttgtcaaacgattaacaaagtataaattgtataaagtcatactttgaatttaaaattgttttgatatatataattgatacatctatctaagtaatgaatctggatatataaaacataattatagtagtttgaatatacatattatatataaacataattattactatatgtatattgataaaatatatagatgatatatatattcaaatatgtgATTATATaagataagtattacataattaataaattgtaatattactacattaaaagtaattacaagttaaaatatagttactatattattattactctcattgaaataaatattagtattaatatcaatatgagaagtatgaatgttattattatttattatagatataaaatataatacttgtaatttgtgatattaatgttattattatttaaaatccttattattattatagttagaaaataatacaatctattattattatcattaataaatgtaACAATTATCATATCTTTAACATTatacaatattgttattattaatataataattattattattatttatataattattgatattaattaaaTAAAGCATATAGGTGAGGAATCGTACGAATTTGGTTATCAACAGCTATCCTAATGTGTTAAATTTAGTACTTCTATCTCTAATCTTGATTACATATGGAATTATATAATAGTTacaaaacaaaattggttagatgTATGAATCAGATGCAATCAATTTCAATTAGGCATcactttcattttttttctttgtaTATTATTTCTGTCTAGTTCAAACGACCCACCTCACTTCTCCATATACACGATCGATTACCCACAATTGATTAACAAAGTTCATTCAATCACTTACCTTCAAACTTTCACCCATTTCGTGAACCACCACTCACTGCTATCTATTTCTATTTTTCTCTTGTTTCTATCCGAAAGCCACAATACCACCACAACCCTTCGAAGTCTTCTATTACGCATTGCAGCTTATTTCGTCATCCAAACAGTCACCTTATTGCTACTATTTACAGCTACTTTGTTGTTGAATTGCTGCACTTGCTTGCTTCGGTTTTAACCACCACGAGAGCCAAAATCACAGCCCATGATCACCATGAATCACTCGAAACCAACACGAACCCTCACCATCAATTATCATGATGTGTGACTACTATAAACTGTTTTCTGTTCGGTTTATTATCGCCAGAACCCACACACCATTGTTGCGTATTAACTGTTTTACTGCTGCATACTTATTGTTTATGTTTTATACCGACACCATCAACACCTTCACCCAATACCACAAACCCATTTCCAATTCTATATTTCTTTTGCTGTTTAATTCGAACAACACATAACCACAAGCCACCCTCTTCAACCATTACCACCACCATCGTTTTCTCTCTCAtcctcttttctctctctctcttgaAAACCACTACACCCTTTCATTTAAACTGCACCGTTGCAGTTTACCTTCGTGAACCAACATGAATTGCTGCTCGTTTACTAACTGCTGTTGCGAACAAGGTAGCTGCTAACCTGCTGCAATACGTTCCTTTCTGTTTATTATTAACGAGAAAAATGATGATCCATTGAAGTATTTGAttgatgatattataataattaaagaTGATGATGTGTGTTGTTTTGTTACCAGACGAGCCCCACCCATTATCTCCTGTCGGCATTACTCATTTGCAAAACCTGGATATAAATTCGATTGGGGCCGAGTATTTGGATGGGCTGTTATAGTCCCTTAAACCTTATGAATGGACTTTGGTAATGGATTTGATTAAACCACTATTGGGCCTTAGCAACTTTGTTATTTTCTGTTTCAGTGTGAAACTCAAACCAAAccctttgttgttgttattagatgATCGACACCTTTCAAGAACCACCAACGGAACTTATTGTTCCTGTTACAACGAAAGGTGTTGATAATAGTGATGTTACAGTGAGTTAATGGTGATGAACGAATGATGATAATACGCCGTGTTAATGATAGATGATGATGTGATTTTATGTGAAGATGATATTAGATTAGTGATGGTTACATACGATAATAATTAGGTGATacgtgatgatgaaaatgatgttgttgttgatgatgatgatttaattagaatgatgatgaagatgtaagtGGGTTTTATTGTCGAAGAAGAAGAACACGGAGAATGATGTTAAAAGAATTTAGGTACTAATTAAATCAGAAATAAAACGATGGAGTAATGGTTAGGAGAGTTCTTGTTTAGcgtgaggtcgcgagttcgagtcctgTCCGGGGCAGTTATTTTTACAAAAAGCTTTAAAGGGTATATTTTGTTTACttctatttcaattattattattattattattattattattattattattattattattattattattattattattattattattattattattgttatcataaacgattattgttattattataagtattattaataatattaccaaatttatcattttaagtattattatcactattatgattatgattattattattattgttttataaatattagaacttttattattaacatgagtatattattagtattagtaacattttataattattagtattattaatattgacagaagtattattattaatattatcactttattaaaatgattatcattaacgaGTACTGTTATTAATAACAGttaatataatcattactaaaaagtatcatttctttaaatatgtatatttttcttataaaaactattattaatacaaccattattattattaagaaaattattattctatcattatacttattctagtattattataact
This genomic window from Rutidosis leptorrhynchoides isolate AG116_Rl617_1_P2 chromosome 2, CSIRO_AGI_Rlap_v1, whole genome shotgun sequence contains:
- the LOC139888820 gene encoding uncharacterized protein, whose translation is MSSSDEESLVNTMKSIFAYRNNVLIRREAEEQNGAQSSRRKRRYIRRNRVEAHNRLMKDYFVQDPKYLPEYFKRRYRMSQSLLEKIIEGILSYSTRPDEPKWFTYFQQRPNALGVLGVSIILKVASAIRQLAYGDSPDLFDEYLQISERTSRESLQNFTRCIIDLYGNVYMTEPTEDDICRLYHKYEELHGFHGMLGSIDCMHWAWEKCPNAWKGHFTRGDHGYPTIMLEAVASYDNWIWHAYFGMAGSNNDLNVLNASPLFDSLLTDTAPQIPYEIGDVDFDRGYYLADGIYPSWASFVKGFSSVVDAKRKKQSAARKDVERTFENLQGRWDEPHPLSPVGITHLQNLDINSIGAEYLDGLL